The Drosophila gunungcola strain Sukarami chromosome 3L unlocalized genomic scaffold, Dgunungcola_SK_2 000003F, whole genome shotgun sequence region TTATCACTTTTAGTTGGGGATCTCAACCAGTGTACTCGTGTTAGAATCAGTGTAGAAACTGGTGGTTTTGACATACAGGCCCCAATGACACATCTCGAAATTAAATTCCCGACTACTTtgtcataaaaatttaatttttatagtttataaaaaactcAAAGTTAGAAACCaatttcaacttaaaattaacaaaatttgtataactTCATGAAACAcaatatcatttaaaaaattaaacattaaacgGTTTCCAAAGAAATGCAACAATAAGCGGCTTTGAATTAATCGGGTAATCGTTGGCATATTCAGGCCATTATTCGCATATCCTTATTACGACGTGTCCATTACAGAGTGGAAAATTGTGCAAATAATTAAAGCCAAAGAGCGATACGAATGACAGCGAGTGCAACAATTATTTGATTACTGTCGTCGGGACTGCCAGGACTTCCCTGTTCAGTTCCCTTTGCCACGTAATTGGCGAAgtgatatatgtatatgtaccCGGTACAGCGAACACCCACGCCCCCCAGTAATCGATCCAGAAACTCCATAGGAACAGCTTGCAGGCCATTATGCAGCGAGTTATTcataattgttgttgctgccaagTGGCAGGAAAATGCATaacaaactgaaaaatatTCAAGCCATTTTTATTGCCACACCAGGCGGACCGCACACCATATATAAACACACATACATGCGCGTAAATATTATGAGGACTGGCGATAATGAATGAATGCGCGCTAAAGAACCGCAGTCTGAACCGAAAAGAgcgaaataaaacaaatactgaaactgcaactgcgagcagaggctacaataacaataaatttaacacTTTAACGGTTGTGCGAAAATCGGCTACATGTAATATACCCAAATCGcattaaattataacattacaaACGAAACAAATTATCAAATTAAGTAAGAATGGTGCCAGTTTAAAATGTACAGTATACTTTTAGGCTGGCTTAAAGTGGATAGTCAGGATTATctcacaattaaaaaaaattatggtgaaaatatttagaataatattaaatttaaataaaaacgaaacaaatttatttagttaagtgccaaaaaaataaatttcgtaaataaatttgcttgtttagtgccaaaaatcttaaaaatatttgagtttatgattctttaaaacatcatCAGTCTCCAAAGTGACTAGGGAAATGTACATTGGCTTGAGCCTTTATCCAATTAAGATGATCGCTGGTACGTATGTGAATCGATGGGTGTTCACCCTTACAATTTCCTGGCATAAGATGAATAACCCCGACGAAGGTGGGCCTGCCGTCCAGTGTGACTACCGGTCCGCCGATGTCCCCCTCGCAAACGCCTTTATTGCCGGCTCCGGAGGTGCAGACATTAAATGATTCCACTTGGGGATAACTCTTTGCGCACTCAGTGTTTGATATAATTTTCACTTGAATGCAATTCagccaattttcaatttgtgaGTGCTTACTTGTTTTTCCCCAACCGCATACCAAGGTCAAATTTCCTGTCCAGCGGTAATCTCGTATCATCAAATTTGGAACTAGTGCCCGATGCAATCGTTTGTCAAACTTCATATACGGACATTTAAGCAATCCAAGATCGTGCTTTTTGTTTGGGTGGATGTAATAGTTTTCACTGTAGACCCTGAAAATTTTCCATCCCCACCATGGTCTTCGTGAGCCGGTGTGGACTTCAACAAACTCATACTTGAGAAGCGACCCGACAGTGAGGACCCATTGGTTCGAAATCACTGTACCGGCCCCAAATTCAACTGCAGAGCTATAACTTTCTGCGACGAGGATTCCAACCATGTAAATCACTGTAAAGGGTTGGGCACTATAGCCGCCGTAGATTCTAGGCTTAGCCTTCTTTTCGCCCGCACTGACAAAAACTAGGGATGTTAAAATTAGCAACATAAGGACGATCTTCATCGTTAAGCAATATGTTTTTTCTTATACTTAACTGAATCACTACGAATACAgactaaataaatttctaattcttttaagcttttaaaaacaacttgtctgtgtcaaaacaatttattttggcaGTAACGGATGACCGATACAATTTTCACGGATTAAAATTTAGCATCTTAGGTATTTCTCACATTGCACCGTTTGTTGCAGTTAGTCTTAAGTTTGAATTTAGACAGAggtttaaattaacttaagaATTTTCCAATTCAATTTATCATATTGTTCAAGTGTAGAAAAAATCTagtgtttaatttattttgttttcaatacaAGTGTCTGTCagcaattacatttttgttttgaaatgaTCAACATGTGAATACCCGCAGAGTGGCTAACTTGGAAACTTAAAGTAGGAACTTCTTGgcgatttaattgtttaaatgcttttccgattttcccGTTTCACTTTATTcgtttgtaaatttaatttatttaatgagcAGCGCAATAAAACGCA contains the following coding sequences:
- the LOC128258122 gene encoding serine protease 1-like, which codes for MKIVLMLLILTSLVFVSAGEKKAKPRIYGGYSAQPFTVIYMVGILVAESYSSAVEFGAGTVISNQWVLTVGSLLKYEFVEVHTGSRRPWWGWKIFRVYSENYYIHPNKKHDLGLLKCPYMKFDKRLHRALVPNLMIRDYRWTGNLTLVCGWGKTSKHSQIENWLNCIQVKIISNTECAKSYPQVESFNVCTSGAGNKGVCEGDIGGPVVTLDGRPTFVGVIHLMPGNCKGEHPSIHIRTSDHLNWIKAQANVHFPSHFGD